A window of the Chanodichthys erythropterus isolate Z2021 chromosome 21, ASM2448905v1, whole genome shotgun sequence genome harbors these coding sequences:
- the tac3b gene encoding tachykinin-3b, which translates to MSCSWLLVLFSHVVLLLACPGLSRCALDYPSFTDNSDPQSEHYDKRNNDIDYDSFIGLMGRRSAGTNRDMSSQFRPNMNDIFVGLLGRRNIVSAIPAWRRERRGSIFSKEKRLRFCCGV; encoded by the exons ATGTCCTGCAGTTGGTTGCTCGTGCTGTTCTCTCATGTGGTGCTGTTGCTCGCGTGTCCTGGACTCTCGCGCTGTGCGCTCGACTATCCATCATTCACA GACAACAGCGACCCCCAGTCTGAGCACTATGACAAACGAAACAACGATATCGATTATGACAGTTTCATCGGCCTGATGGGCAGGAGGAGTGCAG gAACAAATCGTGACATGAGTTCACAATTTAGAC CTAACATGAATGACATTTTTGTTGGACTGTTGGGACGGAGAAACATTGTGTCTG CTATTCCTGCTTGGAGAAGAGAGCGGAGAGGCAGCATTTTCTCAAAAGAAAAAAGGCTAAG gtTTTGCTGTGGTGTATGA